The genomic window CGGAGCGCGCCCGGAGGCCGGAGCACGCGCGGAGGCCGGAGCACGCGCCGAGGGCGGAGCGCGCGCGGAGGACAGAGCGCGCCCGGAAGGCGGAGCGCGCCCGGAAAGCGAAGCGCGCGCCGGGGGGGGCGCAACGGGTCACGGCGGCGGCAGCTGGAGCGGATCCCGGGGTGGCCGCGGGTTCCGTCCGCCCGCACGCGTGTACGTCGAGACAGCCCCCGGCAAGCTCAAGCAGGTGACCATCCGCACCGGGCTCAGCGACGGCAGCTTCACCGAAGTCATCAGCGGCGACATCCAGCCGGGCACGAAGGTGGCGACCGGCATCCTTGGGGCAGGCGCCAGCGCCGGCAACAACAGCCGTGGCGGGCCGATGGGTGGTCCCATGGGTGGTCCCATGGGCGGGCGGCGCTAGGAGCGGGCGTGGCGGACATCATCGTCGTCGAGGACCTGGCGCGCGACTACCACATGGGCGACATGGTGGTGTCTGCGCTTCGCGGGGTCACCCTGTCCATTCCCGAGCACAGCTTCGTGGCCATCAGCGGCGCCTCGGGCTCCGGCAAGTCCACCTTCATGAACATCCTGGGCTGCCTCGACCGTCCCACGGGTGGACGCTACCTGCTGGGTGGCGTGGACATGCTCACGCTCCCCCGGCAGGAGCTGGCGCAGGTGCGGGGCCGCACGATCGGGTTCGTGTTCCAGAGCTTCAACCTGCTGGCGCGCACCTCCGCGTACGAGAACGTGGAGTTGCCCCTCCTCTACCAGCACATCGACTCCCGGGAGCGGCGCCAGCGAGTCACCGAGGCGCTGGAGCGCGTGGGGCTGCAGGACCGCATGCACCATCACCCCAGCCAGCTCTCCGGCGGACAGCAGCAGCGCGTGGCGGTGGCGCGGGCGCTGGTGAACCGCCCCAGGCTCATCCTGGGCGACGAGCCCACCGGCAACCTGGACACCCGCACCGGCATTGACATCATGGAGCTGTTCCTGGAATTGAACCGCCAGGGCATCACCGTGGTGATGGTCACCCACGAGCCGGACATCGCCCAGTACTCGGAACGCAACCTGGTGTTCCGGGACGGCTGGCTCTTTTCGGACAAGCGCGTCCCGCAGCGGCGCGACCCGAAGGTGGAGCGCGCGGCGCTCGACGAGCTGGAGAAGAAGCTGCACCACGACAGCGCCGCGGCACCGCACCCAGGAGGAATACAATGAACCTGCTGATGGTATTCCGGATCGCGCTGCGCGCCCTGAAGCGCAACCGTATGCGCTCCACGCTCACCGTGCTGGGCATCATCATCGGTGTCGCCGCGGTGATCGCGATGGTCTCCATCGGCCAGGGCGCGCGCGCGTCGGTGCAGGCGCAGATCGCCAGCCTGGGCAGCAACCTGATCATGATCTTCCCCGGAAGCCACACCGCCGGCGGCGTGCACATGGGCACGGGCGCCTCCTCGGCGCTCACCGAGGATGACGCGCATGCCATCCTGCTGGAGTGTCCCGCGGTGCTCCGCGTCTCGGGCGTGGTGCGCACCGGGGCCCAGGTGGTGGCGGGTGACCAGAACTGGGGCACGCAGGTGCAGGGCGTGTGGTCCACCTACCCCGAGATCCGCGAGTGGCCACTGAGCGCCGGGGCGTTCTTCACCGAGTCCGACGTGCGCGGCGCCGCGAAGGTGTGCGTGCTGGGCCAGACGGTGGTGGACAACCTGTTCGGGAACGTGGACCCCGTGGGCCAGGTGATCCGCATCAAGAAGCTGCCCTTCCGCGTGGTGGGCGTGCTGTCGAAGAAAGGCACCGATCCCCGCGGCAACGACCAGGACGACCTCATCATGGCGCCGCTGCCGGTGGTGCAGCGGCGCATGCAGGGCATCACCAACGTGAACAACATCATGGTCAGCGCGGTGAGCAACCTGCTCACCGGGCAGGCCATCGACGAGATCACCGCGCTGCTGCGACAGCGGCACCGCATCCAGCCGCGCGAGGCCGACGACTTCACGGTCCGCAGCCAGGCGGAGATCTCCGCGGCCGCTGAGACCACCACCGGGATCATGACCATGCTGCTGGGGAGCATCGCCAGCGTGTCCCTGCTGGTGGGCGGGATCGGGATCATGAACATCATGCTGGTGTCGGTCACCGAGCGCACGCGCGAGATCGGCATCCGGCTGGCCGTGGGCGCGCAGGAGCGCGACATCCTGTTCCAGTTCCTGATCGAGGCGGCGTTCCTGAGCATGCTGGGCGGGATCATCGGCGTGGGGCTGGGGCTGCTGACGAGCCAGGTGGTGAGCAAGCTGGCAGGATGGCCCACGCTGGTTTCGCCTTCGTCCGTGGCCATGTCGCTGGGGTTCGCGGCGCTGGTGGGGATCTTCTTCGGGTTCTACCCGGCACGGAAGGCCAGCCGGCTGGATCCCATCGAGGCGCTCCGCTACGAGTAAGGCGGGCATCCGTGCCTGCGTCCCACCGCGCCAGGACCTGCGTCCTCGCGGGCCTCTCCCGGGGCGTGGATGTCGGCAGGCGTGAATGCCCGCCCTATGACTCGTCGGCCAGCGCCAGCGGCTTGCGCAGCGCGCCCGCTGCCAGGATCAGCGCGGCGCCGGCGAGGATCGTCGCGGCCAGCGGCGTGACACCGATCCCGAACCGGTCGCCCGCCCAGCCCCCGGCCAGCGCGCCCGCCAGAGCCCCGAATGCTTCCACGCCCGTGATCACCCCCAGCCCCCCCGCTCTCTGATCGCGCCGGATGATCGAGGCCACCATCGCGTTGCCCGCCACCACGAACGCCGGATAGATGGGAATGATGAACAGCGCGGCCACCAAATAGGGCTGCGTGATCAGCACGTTCACGAGGAAGTACACCGCGTAGCCCAGCACGCCCGCCAGGAAGACCACGCGCGAGCCGAAGCGGTCCACCCAGCGACCCGCCCAGCCGAAGAAGAAGACCCCCGCCAGGGCGGACAAGCTCGAGGCCAGGCCCACGATTCCCAGCGAGCCGCGCAGGAAGTCCGTGTACAGGATCGAGAAGAAGGTGTAGAAGAGCCACCGCCCGGCCGTGGTGAAGAACCACACCACGGAGATCCACAGCAGCGCGGGAGTCTCGTAGAGCGCGACCAGCTCCCGCCAGAAGCCGCGCGTGACCGGGGCGGGGCGCGCGGTGGCACCGGCGGCGCGCACCCCTCGCTCGGGCGGCTCCCCCCCGGGCTCCCGGGCCTCGAACTCGTGCGCGCCGATCTCCGGCATGCGCAGCCACGTGAAGACCAGCACCGCCCCCGCCACCAGGGAAGCTCCCGCCAGCGCCCAGTTCATCGCCCGCCAGCCGAAGGCCTCCAGCATCGAGAGGCAGCCCAGGTTGCCGATCAGCCAGCCGATGCTCTGGTTGCGCATCAGCGCGGCCAGGGCGTGCCCCTTGCGCAGCGGTTCGCGCAGCGTCACGAAGGAGAGCGCGGCGGGCTTGAGCGCCGAGTACAACAGCGAGCCTACGAGGGCCGCCAGGAGCACCGCGCCGGAGGTCCGGCACATGGACAGCGCCAGGAGCATGGCGGTGTAGCCGGCCAGGCCCAGCAGCACCAGCGGCTTCAATCGGCGCCACTGGTCGCCGAGGGCGCCCCACATGTTGCTGGCCAGAAACACGCCGAATTGCGGCAGCGCCACGACCAGTCCCACCACCAGCAGCTTGCTCTCACGCAGGTTACGGTGGAGGTGCAGCGGCAAATAGAACACCAGCAGCGCGTCCACCAGCCCGGCAAGAAGTGCCGCCGCGTACAGGGTGCGCGGGAACCGGAACGGTTGGGCCGGCCGGGAGAAGATGCGGGACAGGGCGGGTGGCACGGTCATCGTGGCGGTCCCCGGCGGAATTCCGGGTCGGATTCCTTTCCGTCTCAAGAAGCAGCCCGGGCGGGCCGACATTTCGGGCAAGCAGGAGAGCCGTACCCGCGCTCCAACCAAGAGGATAACGCATGACGTCCCAGGGCCGAAAGCTCCACAGCCGCGGTGGCATGGAGCACCTCCCCAGGTGCATCTCGCTGGTGGCCGAGGCCGGCCGCCGCGCAGGAATGTCCGCGCGACAGCGGGAGGTCCTCGAGTCGGCCGTTCGCGACGCCTACCTGGCCATCGTGGAAGCCGGCCAGCGCGACTCCCGCCGCGCGCCCATCGAGGTGGAAGCCGGCTGGAACGACGAGGCGGTCACGGTGCGCCTCACCCACGGGGGCTCCTCGCTCGAGAAGCTCTTTGACCGCCGGCACCCCGACCCGCGAGTGGCGGCCATGTGCACCGCGCTCGACGAGGTCATGTACGTGAAGGGCGACCGCCACGGTCACCAACTCTCACTGTGCGTGCGCGTGAAGCGGGCCGCCCGTCCCGCGGCCCGGCGCACCGCGGGCTCGCGGTGAGTTCCCGCGCCGGCGCCCAGCCGGAACCCACGCCACCCATAGACGACGAGACGCTGCACCTCTTCTGTCACGACTTCCGCGTCCCGCTCACCACGCTCTCGGCGTACGCCGAGCTGATGCGCGCGCCGTCGCTCCCGGCGGAGCAGCGCCGGCAGTTCGCGGAGGCGCTGCTCAACCAGGCCTGCCGCCTGGCCCGCATGGTGGACGACCTGGAGGGTCTCTCGGCCAGCGCCGGGGAGCTTGCCGAGGACGCGACGGCCGAGGCCGGGGCCTGCGTGCGTGCCGCGGTGGAGGACGTGCGGCTTTCCGCGGAGGCGCGCGGCGTGCGCGTGGTCTTCTCGCCGGCGAAGATGCCGCTGCCGACGCGCGTGCGCGCCGACCACCTGGAGCGGGCGGTGGCGTGGCTGCTGGAAGTGGCCCTGCGCCGCAGCGCCAGCAACACTTCCGTGACGGTCTGGGCGTGCCGCGACCGGGGCCATGTGCATGTCGGGATGGAAACCGGGCTGGACTCGGTGCGCGAGTCCGACGCGGAGGCCCTGCGTGCGTTCCAGCCGGGCCCTTCCCCGCCGGACCTGGTGCGCGGCGTGGCCGGCCCGCTGTGGGCCTCGCTGCACAACCTGGAGCGCGCGGGCGCGACACAGGTGATCACGATCGTGCCCGGCGGGCTGCGGTGGGGGCTGCTGCTGCCCCCGGGGTAGGTGACGCAAAGAGCCGGCAGCGGACAGAGGCAGCACCAGACGTTGAAGCGGGGCGCCCGGATGGGACGCCCCGCTTCGCATTGCCCCTCGGTGCGCCTACAGCGGCACCCTCCCGCTGTAGCCGCTGTGCAGCTCGTGCCAGAAGGAGATCTTCTTCTCCCCGCGGCGCCAGCACAGGAACACGATCCTGCCCGCGCGGCGCGAGTAGAAATCCACCAGCCCCTGGTCCAGGTCCTTGGCCAGGCAGCCCATTTCCTGGATCTCGCGGACCAGCTCCTTCATCTCCTCCACTCCCGCCTGGTGCTCGCGGGTGTGGGCGAGGAATTCCTCGTGGTCGGGATTGTGCGGCTCGCGGATCTTCTCGGCCCACAGCAGTCGCAGGATCGACACCTGGGTCTGCAGGAGACGCAGCCTGTCCTTCTGCTGGTCAATCCGGGAAAAGATCTCCTCCAGCTTGGGCAGCACCTCGTTGGCTTCCTCGACGGTGAACACCCGGTGTTCCATGGCCAGGTCCTTTCAGGGGCGTCGCGTGATCCGGTCCTATTCTGTCTGATACACGCGGACCGCCGCCGATTCTTCCGAGGAACCGATCGTGGTTTCAGATTGAATCATAGGCTTACGGAATGAAGATGGTCTGTGTTTCAATACGAAACATGGCGTCCCGCCGGGGTTGAACATGCGCTGAGGTCCATTCATGTAAGAAATTGTACACCAATAGAATATGCGCTTGCAGGGCGATGGGGCGCCGGCTGGCACATGGGTTGCGATACACCTTTGCAGCGACCCCTCGGGCCGAGAGCCCGCCCGCCGCCCGGGCGGTGGGCCGGGATCCCGACCTGATCACGCAACCAGACCCAAACCGGTTTGCCTGGATCCGACGGGCCGGCGCACCGCGCCCGCCCACACCAGATAAGGAGCCATGACCATGTCCATCGTACGCTGCCACCCCGCCCGCGAGCTGAACTCGTTCGACGAGGACCTCAATCGTCTCTTCCGCGGCTTCTGGGGCCGTGAGCCGCACTGGAATGTAGCCCCCACCGCCTACCTGCCGCCGGTGGACGTCGAGGAGACCAGGGACCAGTACCGGGTCAGCGTGGAGCTGCCCGGGCTCACGCAGGCCGACGTCAAGGTCACCGTGGTGGACGACGCCCTGGTGATCCGCGGCGAGAAGAAGGACACGCGCGAGGAGAAGGACGTCAATCACCACCGGGTCGAGCGCACCTACGGCAGCTTCGAGCGCGCCC from Candidatus Eisenbacteria bacterium includes these protein-coding regions:
- a CDS encoding ABC transporter ATP-binding protein, encoding MGDMVVSALRGVTLSIPEHSFVAISGASGSGKSTFMNILGCLDRPTGGRYLLGGVDMLTLPRQELAQVRGRTIGFVFQSFNLLARTSAYENVELPLLYQHIDSRERRQRVTEALERVGLQDRMHHHPSQLSGGQQQRVAVARALVNRPRLILGDEPTGNLDTRTGIDIMELFLELNRQGITVVMVTHEPDIAQYSERNLVFRDGWLFSDKRVPQRRDPKVERAALDELEKKLHHDSAAAPHPGGIQ
- a CDS encoding ABC transporter permease, coding for MNLLMVFRIALRALKRNRMRSTLTVLGIIIGVAAVIAMVSIGQGARASVQAQIASLGSNLIMIFPGSHTAGGVHMGTGASSALTEDDAHAILLECPAVLRVSGVVRTGAQVVAGDQNWGTQVQGVWSTYPEIREWPLSAGAFFTESDVRGAAKVCVLGQTVVDNLFGNVDPVGQVIRIKKLPFRVVGVLSKKGTDPRGNDQDDLIMAPLPVVQRRMQGITNVNNIMVSAVSNLLTGQAIDEITALLRQRHRIQPREADDFTVRSQAEISAAAETTTGIMTMLLGSIASVSLLVGGIGIMNIMLVSVTERTREIGIRLAVGAQERDILFQFLIEAAFLSMLGGIIGVGLGLLTSQVVSKLAGWPTLVSPSSVAMSLGFAALVGIFFGFYPARKASRLDPIEALRYE
- a CDS encoding MFS transporter, which translates into the protein MTVPPALSRIFSRPAQPFRFPRTLYAAALLAGLVDALLVFYLPLHLHRNLRESKLLVVGLVVALPQFGVFLASNMWGALGDQWRRLKPLVLLGLAGYTAMLLALSMCRTSGAVLLAALVGSLLYSALKPAALSFVTLREPLRKGHALAALMRNQSIGWLIGNLGCLSMLEAFGWRAMNWALAGASLVAGAVLVFTWLRMPEIGAHEFEAREPGGEPPERGVRAAGATARPAPVTRGFWRELVALYETPALLWISVVWFFTTAGRWLFYTFFSILYTDFLRGSLGIVGLASSLSALAGVFFFGWAGRWVDRFGSRVVFLAGVLGYAVYFLVNVLITQPYLVAALFIIPIYPAFVVAGNAMVASIIRRDQRAGGLGVITGVEAFGALAGALAGGWAGDRFGIGVTPLAATILAGAALILAAGALRKPLALADES
- a CDS encoding DUF2203 domain-containing protein translates to MEHRVFTVEEANEVLPKLEEIFSRIDQQKDRLRLLQTQVSILRLLWAEKIREPHNPDHEEFLAHTREHQAGVEEMKELVREIQEMGCLAKDLDQGLVDFYSRRAGRIVFLCWRRGEKKISFWHELHSGYSGRVPL
- a CDS encoding Hsp20/alpha crystallin family protein, with protein sequence MSIVRCHPARELNSFDEDLNRLFRGFWGREPHWNVAPTAYLPPVDVEETRDQYRVSVELPGLTQADVKVTVVDDALVIRGEKKDTREEKDVNHHRVERTYGSFERALQLGTRVDRNKIRATMKDGVLRVEVPKMEEAREREISVEVN